A region from the Sphingomonas sp. S2-65 genome encodes:
- the rodA gene encoding rod shape-determining protein RodA → MSSLGPGLVPQPLAQLPWKVILLVLAIGSFGLVVLFSAAGGNLYPWAWNQGVKVFVFLGMAIALSRVPERWWALGTFPVYTVILLMLFGVELLGAVAGGSQRWLELGFIRLQPSELMKPVIVLTMARFYEMLPVGEIRKFGAIWPAAVLIGLPAGLVMLQPDLGTALMITGCGVIVMFLAGIPLRLFIGGALLLAVSAPLAVNFLLHDYQRNRVLIFMDPESDPLGTGYHISQSKIAIGSGGVFGKGFLNGTQSHLDYLPEGHTDFALATMMEEWGLMGGVLLIIAFGLLIGWGINVGLRAKTRFGRLTAAGLSGTIFLYASINMAMVMGLAPVVGVPLPLVSFGGTAVMTIMICLGILMSIDRESRRVTRW, encoded by the coding sequence ATGAGTTCGCTTGGCCCCGGACTGGTGCCGCAGCCGCTGGCGCAGCTGCCGTGGAAGGTAATCCTGCTGGTGCTGGCGATCGGTAGCTTCGGGCTGGTCGTGCTGTTCTCGGCAGCTGGCGGCAATCTCTATCCCTGGGCGTGGAACCAGGGCGTGAAAGTCTTCGTGTTCCTCGGCATGGCGATCGCCCTGTCGCGGGTTCCCGAGCGATGGTGGGCGCTGGGCACCTTCCCGGTCTATACCGTCATCCTGCTGATGCTGTTCGGCGTGGAGTTGCTGGGCGCGGTGGCGGGTGGAAGCCAGCGCTGGCTCGAACTCGGCTTCATCCGGCTCCAGCCCTCGGAGCTGATGAAGCCGGTGATCGTGCTGACCATGGCCCGCTTCTACGAGATGCTGCCGGTGGGCGAGATCCGCAAGTTCGGCGCGATCTGGCCGGCGGCGGTGCTGATCGGCCTGCCTGCCGGGCTGGTGATGCTGCAACCCGACCTCGGCACGGCGCTGATGATCACCGGCTGCGGCGTGATCGTGATGTTCCTGGCGGGCATTCCGCTGCGGCTGTTCATCGGCGGCGCGCTGCTGCTGGCGGTGTCGGCGCCGCTGGCGGTCAATTTCCTGCTCCACGACTATCAGCGAAACCGCGTGCTGATCTTCATGGATCCGGAAAGCGATCCGCTGGGCACCGGCTATCATATCAGCCAGTCGAAGATCGCGATCGGATCGGGCGGCGTGTTCGGCAAGGGCTTCCTGAACGGTACCCAGAGCCACCTCGATTACCTGCCAGAGGGGCACACCGACTTCGCGCTGGCGACGATGATGGAGGAATGGGGCCTGATGGGCGGGGTGCTGCTGATCATCGCCTTCGGGCTGCTGATCGGCTGGGGGATCAATGTCGGGCTGCGCGCCAAGACCCGCTTCGGGCGGCTGACCGCGGCCGGGCTGTCGGGGACGATCTTCCTGTACGCGTCGATCAACATGGCGATGGTGATGGGCCTGGCGCCGGTGGTCGGCGTGCCGCTGCCGCTGGTGAGCTTCGGCGGCACCGCGGTGATGACGATCATGATCTGCCTGGGCATCCTGATGTCGATCGACCGCGAAAGCCGCCGCGTCACCCGCTGGTGA
- the chrA gene encoding chromate efflux transporter: protein MTAAATSSPPAAARPAPVTLGTAFWVWLRIALLSFGGPAGQIAVMHRILVEEKRWIGEQRFLHALNYCMLLPGPEAQQLATYIGWLMHRTKGGIVAGALFVLPGAVSIMALSWIYVLYGKLGIISALFFGLKAAVLAVVLQAVVRIGSRALRSIASRALAAAAFVLIFFMGVPFPVIVLAAGLIGWFASRAGSTAFAGGGGHGAAKGAYVADADTLLGEALPAHARPDWRATLRTAVLWLTLWLVPVLAIVIALGPDNVFSRIATFFSTMATVTFGGAYAVLAYVAQQAVVDYGWLQPTEMLDGLGMAETTPGPLIMVLQFVGFLGAYREAGGINPLLAGTLGGLLATWVTFTPCFLWIFLGAPFIERLRGNATVSGALSAITAAVVGVVLNLAIWFALHTIFRATVPIAAGPLRFDAPVLASLDPWALALSIAAVLAIFALRAGVITTLVATSAAGIGLHLLGLVG, encoded by the coding sequence GTGACCGCCGCGGCTACGAGCAGCCCGCCCGCTGCCGCACGCCCGGCACCGGTCACCCTCGGTACGGCATTCTGGGTCTGGCTCCGAATCGCGTTGCTGTCGTTCGGGGGGCCGGCCGGGCAGATCGCAGTGATGCACCGCATCCTGGTCGAGGAGAAGCGCTGGATCGGCGAACAGCGGTTCCTGCACGCGCTCAATTATTGCATGCTGCTGCCGGGCCCCGAGGCGCAGCAGCTCGCCACCTATATCGGCTGGCTGATGCACCGGACCAAGGGCGGCATCGTTGCCGGCGCGCTGTTCGTACTGCCCGGTGCGGTCTCGATCATGGCGCTCAGCTGGATCTATGTCCTCTATGGCAAGCTCGGCATCATCTCGGCGCTGTTCTTCGGCTTGAAGGCAGCGGTGCTGGCAGTCGTGCTCCAGGCGGTGGTGCGGATCGGCAGCCGCGCGCTGCGGTCGATTGCATCGCGTGCGCTGGCGGCCGCTGCATTCGTGCTGATCTTCTTCATGGGCGTGCCATTCCCCGTCATCGTGCTTGCCGCCGGACTGATCGGCTGGTTTGCCAGCCGCGCCGGATCGACAGCGTTTGCAGGTGGCGGCGGACACGGCGCCGCGAAGGGTGCGTACGTCGCCGACGCGGACACGCTGCTGGGCGAGGCGCTTCCGGCGCATGCGAGGCCGGACTGGCGCGCGACGCTGCGTACGGCCGTGCTATGGCTGACATTATGGCTCGTGCCGGTCTTGGCGATCGTCATCGCGCTTGGTCCCGACAACGTCTTTAGTCGGATCGCGACCTTCTTCTCCACGATGGCGACAGTGACCTTCGGGGGCGCCTACGCGGTGCTCGCATATGTCGCGCAACAGGCTGTCGTGGATTATGGCTGGCTCCAGCCCACCGAAATGCTCGACGGGCTGGGCATGGCGGAGACCACGCCGGGGCCGTTGATCATGGTGCTCCAGTTCGTCGGCTTTCTCGGCGCGTATCGGGAGGCGGGCGGCATCAATCCGTTGCTGGCCGGCACGCTCGGCGGCTTGCTGGCAACGTGGGTGACGTTCACGCCCTGCTTCCTGTGGATATTCCTCGGCGCGCCGTTCATCGAGCGGCTGCGGGGTAATGCCACGGTGTCGGGCGCGCTGTCGGCGATCACCGCGGCGGTGGTCGGCGTGGTGCTCAACCTCGCAATCTGGTTCGCGCTCCACACGATCTTCCGCGCGACGGTTCCGATCGCCGCCGGGCCGCTGCGCTTCGACGCGCCGGTGCTCGCCAGCCTAGATCCCTGGGCATTGGCGCTGTCGATTGCCGCAGTGCTCGCGATCTTCGCCTTGCGCGCGGGCGTGATCACGACGCTGGTCGCGACGTCGGCAGCCGGCATCGGCCTCCACTTGCTCGGTCTGGTCGGCTGA
- a CDS encoding chromate resistance protein ChrB domain-containing protein translates to MPSLNHIAPDKLVRLIGTPTSPTIIDVRATSDTARIPGSILLPADSVETWSGKIAGSVVLVDEDGSSSAQAAAAWLRTEGVDADVLEGGVAAWREASLPTLDVSKLPRRDARGGTVWVTRSRPKVDRIACPWLIRRFIDPRARFLFAPAADVLTVAHDAGATPFDVAHDDVFWSHRGERCTFDLMVAEFGLTAFAGLDYLSSIVRGADTGKPELVPEAAGLLAVSLGLSRMHGDDLEQLEAGMPVYDALYRWCRDARSERHDWASHTPREVRS, encoded by the coding sequence ATGCCCTCATTGAACCATATCGCCCCCGACAAATTGGTGCGCCTGATCGGGACACCCACGTCACCCACCATCATCGACGTCCGCGCGACTAGCGACACGGCGCGGATACCGGGTTCGATCCTGCTCCCGGCGGACAGCGTCGAGACCTGGTCCGGCAAGATCGCCGGATCGGTCGTGCTTGTCGACGAAGACGGGTCGTCCTCCGCGCAGGCGGCCGCCGCATGGCTGCGGACGGAGGGCGTCGATGCCGACGTGCTGGAAGGCGGCGTCGCCGCCTGGCGTGAAGCGAGCCTGCCGACACTGGACGTGTCGAAGCTGCCGCGCCGGGACGCGCGCGGCGGCACCGTCTGGGTCACCCGCTCGCGTCCCAAGGTTGACCGCATTGCCTGTCCGTGGCTGATCCGCCGTTTCATCGATCCCCGGGCGCGCTTCCTGTTCGCACCAGCCGCCGACGTTCTGACCGTCGCGCACGATGCCGGCGCGACACCCTTCGATGTTGCACATGACGACGTGTTCTGGAGCCATCGCGGCGAGCGCTGCACCTTCGATCTGATGGTGGCGGAGTTCGGCCTGACGGCCTTTGCCGGGCTGGACTATCTCTCGTCGATCGTGCGGGGCGCCGACACGGGCAAGCCGGAATTGGTGCCCGAGGCCGCCGGGCTGCTTGCCGTGTCGCTCGGCCTGTCCCGTATGCACGGCGACGATTTGGAGCAGCTGGAAGCCGGCATGCCGGTCTATGACGCGCTCTACCGCTGGTGTCGGGACGCTCGAAGCGAGAGGCATGACTGGGCATCGCACACGCCGCGGGAGGTGCGGTCGTGA
- a CDS encoding ShlB/FhaC/HecB family hemolysin secretion/activation protein: MLLALPFGASAYGQTALDRVQPPIVKDERTPDEATAQAKPARIDVDARPAPATPTRAVRVGAIVLHGLHSLTPSDFADILATRVAQTLPPQALSELTSAIAARARDRGLVFASAWIGPQQLRNGVLTVEVDEGRIDEIRFDGPEQPAVRAALAPLADGKPVRMDALERRLLIAGDIDGVRIRNSRYLREGQKGVLLVKLTVERVAGRVTLANDGTKPIGPEQVTLQADFFGLLAQDDSLTLTWSETPAEFGELHFARVRYEKRVSRSGSEIALTASGSVARPGAYLEPFGIRSRSWYVGASVLQPLLRRRATSLWFEGELGVRNLSQHRRGNQVRDDRVVAARATLYGYADVAGGRLRASTTVSQGLRVFGSTEPGDLLASRLDADGTFTTLSGWADWTRDLGDDFSLRLSMVSQLSSDPLLIGEEIGLGGTGFLRGYDWSERSGDEGVAGLVELRYALDHPLGLVRRAQLYAFADGGKVTNQGGGFGSGSLASAGGGIRADVTRSFGANLELAMPLTGVRYDTNDETPKINFRLLKSF, translated from the coding sequence ATGCTTTTGGCACTTCCGTTCGGCGCTTCGGCGTACGGGCAGACGGCGCTCGACCGCGTGCAACCGCCGATCGTCAAGGACGAGCGCACCCCCGACGAAGCGACGGCACAAGCAAAGCCGGCGCGCATCGATGTCGATGCGCGCCCCGCGCCCGCTACGCCCACCCGCGCGGTGCGAGTCGGTGCGATCGTCCTGCATGGGCTGCACAGCCTGACGCCGTCGGACTTCGCGGACATCCTTGCCACGCGGGTCGCCCAGACCTTGCCGCCACAGGCGCTCTCCGAGCTTACAAGCGCGATCGCGGCACGCGCACGCGACCGCGGCCTCGTCTTCGCTTCGGCATGGATCGGCCCGCAGCAGCTGCGCAACGGCGTGCTCACTGTCGAAGTGGACGAGGGCCGGATTGACGAGATCCGCTTCGACGGGCCCGAACAGCCCGCCGTTCGCGCTGCACTCGCCCCCTTGGCCGACGGCAAGCCGGTTCGCATGGACGCGCTCGAGCGGCGGTTGCTGATTGCTGGCGACATCGATGGTGTCCGCATCCGCAACAGTCGGTACCTTCGCGAAGGCCAAAAAGGGGTGCTGCTCGTCAAGCTGACTGTCGAGCGCGTCGCCGGACGCGTGACGCTGGCCAATGACGGCACCAAGCCGATCGGCCCCGAACAGGTCACGCTGCAGGCCGATTTCTTCGGGCTGCTCGCCCAGGACGATTCGCTCACGCTCACCTGGTCGGAAACACCCGCGGAGTTCGGCGAACTGCATTTCGCCCGCGTTCGTTATGAGAAGCGGGTCAGCCGCAGCGGGAGCGAGATCGCGCTGACCGCCAGCGGCTCCGTCGCGCGGCCAGGCGCCTATCTGGAACCCTTCGGCATCCGCAGCCGGAGCTGGTATGTCGGGGCGTCGGTCCTCCAGCCGCTCTTGCGGCGGCGCGCCACCAGCCTGTGGTTCGAAGGCGAGCTGGGCGTGCGCAATCTGTCGCAGCACCGCAGGGGAAATCAGGTCCGTGACGACCGCGTGGTTGCCGCCCGCGCGACGCTGTACGGCTATGCCGACGTTGCAGGAGGCAGGCTTCGCGCCAGCACCACCGTCTCACAGGGGTTGCGTGTCTTTGGTTCGACGGAGCCCGGCGACTTGCTCGCCTCGCGTTTGGACGCGGATGGCACCTTCACGACGTTGAGCGGCTGGGCCGACTGGACTCGCGACCTTGGCGATGACTTCAGCCTGCGGCTTTCGATGGTCAGCCAGCTCTCGTCGGATCCGCTGCTGATTGGCGAGGAGATCGGTCTTGGCGGAACCGGCTTCCTGCGCGGCTATGACTGGTCGGAGCGCAGCGGCGACGAAGGTGTCGCCGGGCTGGTCGAGTTGCGCTACGCCCTGGACCACCCGCTGGGGCTCGTACGTCGCGCGCAGCTCTATGCCTTTGCCGATGGCGGTAAGGTGACGAACCAGGGAGGCGGGTTCGGCAGCGGATCGCTGGCCTCGGCGGGCGGCGGCATTCGTGCAGACGTCACGCGCAGCTTCGGCGCCAATCTCGAACTGGCGATGCCACTCACTGGCGTGCGCTATGACACGAATGACGAGACGCCGAAGATCAACTTTCGGCTGCTGAAGTCGTTTTAG
- a CDS encoding FecR domain-containing protein: MIRFAKYLACAMLLSCSQVALAQSGPWTVSEAAGTVMVRDAAGSRPVRRGSVVAEGATLWTAAGSRAVVVRGKDFMTVNAGSRVRIPAAAEKRGMFDVVLEWGNSLFQIEKKPNPHFGVQTPYLAAVVKGTTFSITVTDQGSSLQVVEGAVETSTSDGGARDLIRPGAVAIVSSTDRYRLTVQGQDTRTIDSPQRAAPPAAQPVAPSAPVPAPSDATAPSSAAATSETSAGTAPEDTGLSGSEVADIEMIESPIVAAPADLGRVTNGLVGGSSGMQVASVNVAAVRVAADEVRGGTGVGAVTPPTGSGSGNNSATAGNGGGNGNGNSNSGNADGAGNDNSGPGKPDAPGNGNGKSDPGKPDSPGNGNGKSDPGKPDSPGNGNGKSDPGKPDSPGNGNGKSDPGKPDSPGNGNGKSDPGKPDSPGNGNGKSDPGKPDAPGDGNGKADPGKPDSPGNGNGKSDPGKPDSPGNGNGKSDPGKPDSPGNGNGKSDPGKPDSPGNGNGKSDPGKPDAPGDGNGKADPGKPDSPGNGNGNPDPGKPDSPGNGNGKSDPGKPDSPGNGNGNSDPGKPDSPGNGNGKSDPGKPDTPGNGNGNSDPGKPDSPGNGNGNPDPGKPDSPGNGNGNPDPGKPDSPGNGNGNPDPGKPDSPGNGNGKSDPGKPDTPGNGNGNSDPDKPDSPGNGNGKSDPGKPDSPGNGNGNGNSDPGKPDSPGNGNGKADPGKPDSPGNGNGNGKGR; the protein is encoded by the coding sequence ATGATCCGTTTTGCCAAGTATCTCGCGTGCGCGATGCTTCTGTCGTGCAGCCAGGTGGCGCTGGCGCAAAGCGGACCTTGGACGGTGAGCGAAGCGGCGGGAACGGTCATGGTCCGCGATGCCGCGGGCAGCCGCCCGGTTCGTCGCGGTAGCGTCGTCGCTGAAGGCGCTACGCTTTGGACCGCTGCGGGCTCGCGGGCGGTGGTGGTGCGCGGCAAGGACTTCATGACGGTGAACGCCGGCAGCCGCGTGCGCATCCCCGCTGCAGCCGAGAAGCGCGGCATGTTCGATGTCGTGCTGGAATGGGGCAACTCGCTCTTCCAGATCGAGAAGAAGCCGAACCCGCATTTCGGCGTGCAGACTCCCTATCTGGCGGCTGTGGTGAAGGGCACCACTTTCTCGATCACGGTTACCGACCAGGGCTCGTCCCTCCAGGTCGTCGAGGGCGCGGTCGAGACGTCGACCAGCGATGGCGGCGCGCGTGACCTTATCCGTCCTGGTGCGGTCGCGATCGTCTCCTCCACCGATCGATATCGCCTGACCGTTCAGGGCCAGGATACCCGCACGATCGATTCACCGCAGCGTGCCGCGCCGCCTGCTGCCCAACCGGTGGCGCCCTCTGCGCCCGTCCCGGCACCGAGCGACGCGACCGCGCCCAGCAGTGCCGCGGCCACAAGCGAGACCAGCGCGGGGACCGCACCCGAGGATACGGGCCTGAGCGGCAGCGAAGTCGCGGACATCGAAATGATCGAAAGTCCGATCGTGGCGGCGCCAGCGGATCTGGGTCGCGTGACCAACGGGCTGGTAGGCGGATCGAGCGGCATGCAAGTCGCGAGCGTGAATGTTGCAGCAGTCCGCGTAGCCGCCGACGAAGTTCGCGGCGGTACCGGCGTGGGGGCCGTGACGCCGCCTACCGGCAGCGGTTCGGGCAACAACAGCGCAACTGCTGGCAACGGCGGCGGCAACGGGAATGGCAATTCGAACTCCGGCAACGCCGACGGCGCTGGCAACGACAACTCGGGACCCGGCAAGCCTGACGCCCCAGGTAACGGCAACGGCAAGTCGGACCCCGGCAAGCCCGACAGCCCTGGCAATGGCAACGGCAAGTCGGACCCCGGCAAGCCCGACAGCCCCGGCAACGGCAACGGCAAGTCGGACCCCGGCAAGCCCGACAGCCCTGGCAACGGCAACGGCAAGTCGGACCCCGGCAAGCCCGACAGCCCTGGTAACGGCAATGGCAAATCGGATCCCGGCAAGCCGGACAGCCCTGGCAACGGCAACGGCAAATCGGACCCCGGCAAGCCCGACGCCCCAGGTGACGGCAACGGCAAAGCGGACCCCGGCAAGCCCGACAGCCCCGGCAACGGCAACGGCAAGTCGGACCCCGGCAAGCCCGACAGCCCTGGCAACGGCAACGGCAAGTCGGACCCCGGCAAGCCCGACAGCCCTGGTAACGGCAATGGCAAATCGGATCCCGGCAAGCCGGACAGCCCTGGCAACGGCAACGGCAAATCGGACCCCGGCAAGCCCGACGCCCCAGGTGACGGCAACGGCAAAGCGGACCCCGGCAAGCCCGACAGCCCTGGCAACGGCAATGGCAACCCGGATCCCGGCAAGCCCGACAGCCCCGGCAATGGCAACGGCAAGTCGGACCCCGGCAAGCCCGACAGCCCTGGCAATGGCAACGGCAACTCGGACCCCGGCAAGCCCGACAGCCCTGGCAACGGCAATGGCAAGTCGGACCCCGGCAAGCCCGACACCCCTGGCAACGGCAATGGCAACTCGGACCCCGGCAAGCCCGACAGCCCTGGCAACGGCAACGGCAACCCGGACCCCGGCAAGCCCGACAGCCCTGGCAACGGCAACGGCAACCCGGACCCCGGCAAGCCCGACAGCCCTGGCAATGGCAACGGCAACCCGGACCCCGGCAAGCCCGACAGCCCTGGCAACGGCAATGGCAAGTCGGACCCCGGCAAGCCCGACACCCCTGGCAATGGCAACGGCAATTCGGACCCCGACAAGCCCGACAGCCCCGGCAATGGCAACGGCAAGTCGGACCCCGGCAAGCCCGATAGCCCTGGCAACGGCAACGGCAACGGCAACTCGGACCCCGGCAAGCCTGACAGCCCGGGCAATGGCAATGGCAAAGCGGACCCCGGCAAGCCCGACAGTCCCGGCAACGGCAACGGCAACGGCAAGGGCCGCTAA
- a CDS encoding EAL domain-containing protein: protein MRLLTRLREYWRPVALALGCALGIATGVSGYGVGLDRALRQIGWNVRQHDASGALHIIEIDARSIAQIARWPWPRDQYSRLVDRLRAAGVAGINFDVDFSSSSAPAEDAVFAAALARAGDQVVLPTFSQQNGAGAEGWTDSLPIPALRAHAALAAVTVQPDSDGFVRRMPVGVVTDGLPRPSLSAMLAGVTGSVDTDFPIDFAIDPASIPRHSFVDIRDGRFDPAALRGKSVVIGATAVELGDRYAVPNYGVIPGVAIQALAAETLRAGIPRESGWPLPLLLALGMSLLILRAPSRRALAATLAAAPLVLIAAGLTIEALLHWIFPLAPALVTIAVSGAFAVLMRALAAARRRRLHDPETGLPNRHALVQAMQSRPGAGVLAAHIADFEKLAAGLGSLATSELVKRVRDRIALVSEGVTVYRVEDRVLAWRCYDRTELDQRVVTLRTVMLSPVDVAGRRVDVSLAIGFAEDAGADRADRVIAHAGLAAARALAAGTPWLAHDAEDDEAIDRDLSLLGELDAAIPRGEIQVAYQPKLDLAQGRITSVEALVRWQHPTRGFLRPDLFIPLAERNDRISALTLYVLGQTIADLRGWRALGHAVTGAVNISAKLLNSADFIIALRTLVEASQIDPAWLTFEVTESAAMDDPQGAAEALRSFRAMGIAISMDDYGTGQSTLSYLKQLPLNELKIDRSFVQFAHQNRGDGVLVRSTVNLAHELGLKVVAEGVEDAACLAFLKSIGCDMVQGYFVSRPVPAEAIEVLLSEYSIAA, encoded by the coding sequence ATGCGCTTGTTGACTCGACTTCGTGAATACTGGCGCCCGGTGGCGCTGGCACTTGGTTGCGCGCTGGGGATTGCCACCGGCGTGTCCGGTTACGGCGTTGGGCTAGATCGCGCCCTTCGCCAGATCGGCTGGAATGTCCGCCAGCACGACGCCTCGGGCGCATTGCACATCATCGAGATCGACGCGCGCAGCATCGCCCAGATTGCCCGCTGGCCGTGGCCGCGCGATCAATATTCCCGGCTGGTCGACCGGCTGCGTGCCGCCGGGGTGGCCGGGATCAATTTCGACGTCGACTTCTCTTCGTCCTCAGCACCCGCCGAGGATGCCGTCTTTGCGGCCGCGCTTGCCCGTGCCGGCGACCAGGTTGTGCTGCCCACCTTCAGCCAGCAGAACGGCGCCGGCGCGGAGGGGTGGACGGACTCGCTGCCAATCCCGGCGCTCCGCGCCCATGCGGCGCTCGCCGCAGTGACCGTGCAGCCCGATAGTGACGGCTTCGTCCGGCGCATGCCGGTGGGTGTCGTCACCGACGGCCTGCCGCGACCTTCGCTGTCGGCGATGCTGGCGGGCGTAACCGGCTCGGTGGACACGGATTTCCCGATCGATTTCGCGATCGATCCCGCCTCGATCCCGCGCCACAGCTTCGTCGACATCCGCGACGGCCGCTTCGATCCCGCCGCGCTGCGTGGCAAATCCGTGGTGATCGGCGCCACCGCGGTCGAGCTTGGGGATCGCTATGCGGTGCCGAACTACGGCGTGATCCCTGGCGTGGCGATCCAGGCGCTCGCCGCTGAGACGCTGCGCGCCGGCATTCCGCGCGAGAGCGGCTGGCCCCTGCCGCTGCTGCTCGCGCTTGGCATGAGCCTGTTGATCCTGCGTGCGCCATCGCGTCGTGCGCTCGCGGCAACGCTGGCAGCAGCGCCGCTCGTCCTGATCGCCGCGGGCCTGACGATCGAGGCATTGCTGCACTGGATCTTCCCGCTGGCGCCGGCACTGGTGACCATCGCCGTCTCGGGAGCGTTCGCGGTGCTGATGCGCGCGCTGGCTGCGGCAAGGCGCCGCCGTCTTCACGATCCCGAGACCGGACTGCCGAACCGCCACGCGCTGGTTCAGGCGATGCAAAGCCGGCCTGGCGCGGGCGTCCTGGCGGCGCACATCGCCGACTTCGAGAAACTCGCCGCCGGGCTTGGCTCGCTCGCCACGTCCGAGCTGGTAAAGCGGGTGCGCGATCGCATCGCCCTCGTGTCGGAGGGGGTGACGGTGTACCGGGTCGAAGATCGGGTTCTCGCCTGGCGTTGCTACGACAGAACCGAGCTGGATCAACGCGTCGTGACGCTACGCACCGTGATGCTCAGTCCCGTCGACGTGGCCGGTCGGCGCGTCGATGTCAGCCTCGCGATCGGTTTCGCCGAGGATGCCGGGGCCGATCGGGCGGATCGGGTGATCGCCCATGCAGGGCTGGCCGCCGCGCGCGCGCTTGCGGCGGGCACGCCATGGCTTGCGCACGACGCCGAAGATGACGAGGCGATCGACCGTGACCTTTCGCTTCTCGGCGAGTTGGACGCTGCGATCCCGCGCGGCGAGATCCAGGTCGCCTACCAGCCCAAGCTCGATCTCGCCCAGGGGCGCATCACCAGCGTAGAGGCGTTGGTGCGGTGGCAGCACCCGACACGCGGCTTCCTGCGGCCCGACCTGTTCATCCCCCTGGCGGAGCGCAACGACCGGATTTCCGCGCTAACCCTCTACGTGCTTGGACAGACCATTGCCGATCTGCGCGGCTGGCGTGCCCTGGGGCACGCGGTGACGGGTGCGGTGAACATCTCGGCCAAACTGCTCAACTCCGCCGATTTCATCATCGCGCTGCGGACCCTGGTCGAGGCCAGCCAGATCGATCCGGCATGGCTCACCTTCGAGGTCACGGAATCGGCGGCGATGGACGATCCGCAGGGGGCTGCGGAGGCGCTTCGGTCGTTCCGGGCGATGGGTATCGCCATTTCAATGGACGATTACGGCACCGGCCAGTCGACCTTGAGCTACCTCAAGCAATTGCCGCTCAACGAACTCAAGATCGACCGCAGCTTCGTCCAGTTCGCGCACCAGAACCGCGGGGATGGCGTGCTGGTCCGCTCGACCGTCAACCTCGCGCACGAACTCGGCCTGAAGGTAGTGGCGGAAGGCGTCGAGGACGCCGCGTGCCTGGCATTCCTCAAGTCGATCGGCTGCGACATGGTACAGGGCTATTTCGTGAGCCGGCCTGTTCCAGCCGAAGCGATCGAAGTCCTGCTTTCGGAGTATTCGATCGCCGCGTGA
- a CDS encoding metallophosphoesterase — translation MPAYRGHWRLSIFHIIFAVPCLLVIVRWLWPLAVSLDVKIVVAVLLLAASQYHLWSRLSSGSVFAPEFPRGVVVLLNWAFGALAFLAVLQVLLDLATLVTMLARQRSAAAPDAARYAIASVAALLAGIAVWNATRVPAIKDVAIAVRGLPASFDGYKVVQLTDLHISRLFPAAWARQVVDLTNASGADVIVVTGDFIDGSVAMRREDVAPLRDLRAPDGVYAIPGNHEYFFAYREWMHHLAGLGIQLLPNAHAVLARGGAQLVLAGVTDLSAPSAGEAGPDLDAALAGAPAGAPVLLLDHQPMDAARAAAKGVAIQLSGHTHGGMIRGLDRLVARGNNGFVSGRYQVGDMTLYVSNGTGLWPGFALRLGRPPELTRITLRAER, via the coding sequence ATGCCCGCGTATCGCGGCCATTGGAGACTCAGCATTTTTCACATCATTTTCGCCGTTCCCTGCCTGCTCGTGATCGTGCGCTGGCTCTGGCCGCTGGCAGTATCGCTCGACGTGAAGATCGTCGTGGCGGTCTTGCTGCTCGCAGCGTCGCAATATCATCTGTGGAGCCGGCTCTCCTCGGGTTCGGTCTTCGCGCCCGAATTCCCGCGCGGCGTGGTGGTTCTTCTGAACTGGGCGTTCGGCGCACTGGCGTTCCTGGCGGTTCTGCAGGTGCTGCTCGACCTGGCGACGCTGGTGACGATGCTGGCGCGGCAAAGATCCGCCGCCGCTCCCGACGCGGCGCGATATGCCATCGCAAGTGTCGCCGCGCTGCTCGCGGGCATCGCGGTGTGGAATGCCACGCGGGTTCCGGCGATCAAGGATGTCGCAATCGCCGTGCGCGGGCTCCCGGCATCGTTCGACGGGTACAAGGTGGTGCAACTCACCGATCTGCACATAAGCCGGCTGTTTCCGGCAGCATGGGCGCGCCAGGTGGTGGATCTGACCAACGCGTCCGGTGCGGACGTGATCGTGGTCACCGGCGACTTCATCGACGGGTCCGTCGCGATGCGACGCGAGGACGTGGCGCCCTTGCGCGACCTTCGTGCCCCAGACGGCGTCTACGCCATACCTGGCAACCACGAATACTTTTTCGCGTACCGCGAATGGATGCACCACCTCGCCGGGCTCGGCATACAGCTGTTGCCGAACGCACACGCAGTGCTGGCGCGCGGCGGTGCGCAGCTCGTGCTCGCCGGCGTCACCGACTTGTCCGCGCCATCGGCCGGCGAAGCCGGCCCCGACCTGGATGCCGCGTTGGCTGGCGCTCCCGCCGGCGCACCGGTGCTGTTGCTGGATCACCAGCCGATGGACGCCGCCCGGGCTGCGGCCAAAGGCGTCGCGATCCAATTGTCGGGCCACACCCATGGCGGCATGATCCGCGGGCTGGACCGCCTGGTGGCGCGCGGAAACAACGGCTTCGTTTCGGGCCGGTACCAGGTCGGTGACATGACGCTCTATGTCAGCAACGGCACAGGCTTGTGGCCCGGCTTCGCACTGCGGCTGGGGCGCCCGCCCGAGTTGACGCGGATCACCCTGCGCGCCGAGCGCTAG